Proteins encoded by one window of Scatophagus argus isolate fScaArg1 chromosome 8, fScaArg1.pri, whole genome shotgun sequence:
- the si:dkey-151g10.3 gene encoding serine/threonine-protein kinase WNK1 isoform X7, with amino-acid sequence MLKGLQHPNIVRFYDSWESVLRGKKCIVLVTELMTSGTLKTYLKRFKVMKPKVLRSWCRQILKGLHFLHTRTPPIVHRDLKCDNIFITGPTGSVKIGDLGLATLMRTSFAKSVIGTPEFMAPEMYEEHYDESVDVYAFGMCMLEMATSEYPYSECQNAAQIYRKVTSGIKPASFDKVNDPEIKEIIEGCIRQNKSQRLSIRDLLNHAFFGEDTGVRVELAEEDTGTQDCLALRIWVEEPKKLKGKHKDNEAIEFSYDLENDSAEEVALEMVKSGFFHESDAKVVGKSIRDRVNLIKKSRERRQQQLLQQQQGFEERRDSTLSSYTFTHPSCPSSLGPGVAGQTGGRGVGGGGQESEELPEVDQHVRQQHIFSGTTLSLPEGESIGSASCESYTSGQSQAYSQQGESYTHSQTALPPMASSTGASAHPLIGESGSAPNVPIGQSISMSSTSTGQSGGGPVGQTFLQPSAMVPQVPPSVPQQYFQSQTCPSDAFQTATPHGSIAPSQSYIPPVSPQAPINVLTTSMSVSDPAGLAGTIVPLAQQTQPPATPMRLTDIIPQAAPQQTQPAMIPQQTIVQQQQIGIDHQTSTLQQQPQQQMEVQATMLEQQVSTTQPTEQHPQSLSATAVQTHQHEPQQQIYVQQPVPPVHTTPQQQVLPTQTGMEQQAMSLPQPGEQPQTYKPQQTGDPREQTMIQPQQLQQQLQQQQTLIQQQQQQQQALLLEQHQTYVQQQLDQQQQKALLQQQQQQAQIQQHQLEQQQALIHKQLLDQQQQQTLIQQQEQQHQQQGLLQQQQQPQQVLLHQLEQQQQQPPVQQQQQSQIYQQIGQHQTGIQKEPEMPQQQQIVLQQQPHQTQQQKEQQLQQQALLRQMEQQQQQALLQQHLQQQAILQQQQLQQKVQLQQQQQEQQQAHLKQQAEQQQQALLQQQLEQQRQQQVLLQQQQAERLQQQALIQQQIQEQQQAAIIQLQQTESAPVPQSNNEQQIQQQSTDIQHISQLNTQFPPHTTLTQQVIEQQQHAALIQQQQAFVGQPQHHTSAMETLIPVGSPAGTEVIQHQTQTVSQAQVPMAVQTTQIPVQKSAVPSQVLTPQGQSEAHLQNQGQAPVQFIAQSTVQAAQTMIEAQVTPPAAVIQGQPHLIPTQIPLQTSYQGSVTPTQSQVTAQPLIQTVQPPAAVTSIPSQIKHETVVQQNAQMPGLMHPQLQQQTQGLPPIQVHAQATAGLLTPQYVPQPTHQAMPSVQQDITHITQQQQQQELTIQQYQQMTLSPGLAGSVAPTTDSLTSAVDPANFLASPHSVQQAGQAYGSGQTTLHPVVQTQQPLIGNAADPSVIQPQSHSAMPQSSGQYQQQLQKLSQAQQPIASPSPQVQFLAQPIPTPIQQPLAPKQPLIPLEESQLPNPPASHLVTHTTAQIVPSNVPGPQPQNRNLPLYSHLVAGPPPCLQHQAKQMLPAHTHTQTSVQAQTHSQTQTHVQTQAHSHTQTHSETPIAEQPVLPHAVFPAQQMPLSPSHTSCPPTCLPSLPSLQSYHPPAAPVQELPTSPPAAQVTLPGHADFIPTSAPPVTTLQSLDSNAPKLPQASLQDCDLSLLGIAQDDPYLSSTERHSSSGSVPANGEESLQMLANGKLEKLKTQRRASCQRPEKVSHQFQLSMLQVSGSGDNMVECQLETHSNKMVTFKFDIEGDAPEDIADYMVEEDFVLDVEKEKFVEELRAIVKKAHEILRTHSLTGSTDQLHVSTPTSSSVDSVPHSSPVGRWRFFINQTIRHRDSLSTQGAVTPPLTSETKIPQSPKTEKGELNRAVENEGSQNLESLTRMASPPCPDLSATSPPVSTVSAPASMATSATTPAPNTTVSESISAPASTLEASVPVAASGGLELLTSASVDQIPSAPSSIPIPAANLPTLSTAPAVVSPTPITILPDSSPGTSGCSNVGQSIGDTVITAPHPCVPAADQSSTSFHSTPSPAATAVISSAVSQLGMEQQQSLPQVAHPAPQQPQPQLQPALQQQVPAVQQQLQAMQLEQQAQQTQQAQQQLQSQHQVYQEQIQLQQERALQQSLQQLQHQQLMQKQIPLQQQLTEVKVLPRPGHTELLQQSVPLQQFLPPMPLQQTQQPLQQQQTQQYAPQLLQQPQSQQVPQQIMAPQAAVVPQHQAHIDHQQQQQQQQQQLNPQQTIRLQQQQMVQQQLQQQQHQLLMGAVALKPDQSQMLPLTISQQLLQQQPKLNVSPVAQQQIPQQTQVPAELAQQHIQSQIQLQHTELQQEVVKAMETPQKQNFTVQKQSSLQMSESEVSTGETSVTEDTCSYSAPIHPTTSDSSLPPLHLGTADAPLPALSLTMTPSPAQPSSVAESDSEGPPKIEFVDNRIKTLDEKLRNLLYQEYSSGAPLAGGPPSGPTSAASTSAGGDESSEPLSIHQLSFPPPSSSSDTSPHSSSSTTSSTTSRSSSTSPDPERDRVAEEDSSEVPNFAELGPVEQQPGPSLPSTSASSTPPTSLLPPNQDDSAGPQRPPVPGEPTILAVPPHSDTSTTGDASWPPNQQPIPLRHGQQKHNAGGGYFGLNLTCPSIRNPVSKKSWTRKFKNWACKLRHSASLFKKPRVQQDGRCSSQALGEDKEALPLNPPQSRKGRFQVTPVTQSSPPIDSPSGHSGTHRKVGRFSVTQTESKKEDRQTDSSPVSPDLERERRRSRAKEGEKEESKRTPAMAHLPRGHAHSHSPLGSSDDDDDESELEDEDLRKELHKLREKHIKEVVSLQAQQNRELQDLYRQLRSLKDQRQSLPASLSRTPPLSTAPPVLSPRRPRPAKVKVRPRPHSHMDNNGVTHSGIQQSSSYSGGEQSRLPQYCNPEHHASLPAKRDQSPLRKSTFTDDLHKLVDNWTKETVGPSLPKPSLNQIKQIQQVQELGGWSQQTEVAPPGWFPVSPLNPQAPSTPTSLPVVAPSHYTGGGSLSTLPSPGPAPQTHMAQVPQIQQSLHLHQSLPLQQMSYQQSPFRQQIPQPRMQSPVQSQSLPQTQPITQLPHSPPQSQPLLPSQKPTSPVSTAPPLPPGSGTTAPTDSTAATGGTFCSCSSSSSSSSSSCSTAALPSSAKIHPTPPTSTLPLGQK; translated from the exons TGACGAGTCTGTGGATGTCTATGCCTTTGGGATGTGCATGCTGGAAATGGCCACTTCAGAATACCCCTACTCTGAGTGTCAAAATGCTGCTCAGATCTATCGCAAAGTCACAAGT GGCATAAAGCCAGCTAGTTTTGATAAAGTGAATGACCCAGAGATCAAAGAGATCATTGAAGGCTGCATTCGTCAGAACAAGAGTCAGAG ACTCTCCATTCGAGACCTCCTGAACCATGCATTCTTTGGAGAGGACACAGGGGTGCGGGTGGAACTGGCAGAGGAGGACACAGGCACACAGGACTGTCTGGCTCTCCGGATTTGGGTCGAAGAGCCCAAGAAGCTAAAAGGGAAGCATAAAGACAATGAGGCCATCGAGTTCAGCTATGACCTGGAGAATGATAGTGCTGAGGAAGTGGCTTTAGAGATg gtGAAGTCAGGATTTTTTCATGAGAGTGATGCTAAAGTGGTAGGAAAATCCATCCGGGACCGAGTAAATCTGATCAAAAAGTCACGGGAGCGtcggcagcagcagctcctccagcagcagcaaggcTTTGAAGAAAGAAGAGACTCTACTCTCTCCTCTTACACATTTACTCATCCATCCTGCCCGTCTTCACTGGGGCCAGGGGTAGctggacagacaggaggaagaggagtgggaggaggagggcaggagtCTGAGGAGCTGCCTGAAGTGGACCAGCATGTCAGGCAGCAGCATATTTTCAGTGGGACAACCCTTAGTCTGCCAG AAGGTGAGAGCATTGGGTCTGCCAGCTGTGAATCTTACACAAGTGGACAGAGTCAGGCGTACTCTCAGCAAGGGGAATCATACACCCACTCCCAGACTGCACTCCCCCCTATGGCATCT AGTACCGGCGCATCAGCTCATCCTCTAATTGGTGAGAGTGGAAGTGCTCCGAATGTACCTATTGGCCAGAGTATTAGTATGTCCAGCACGTCCACAGGCCAGAGTGGAGGGGGACCTGTTGGCCAGACATTTCTTCAGCCCAGTGCCATGGTTCCACAGGTACCACCAAGTGTCCCTCAACAGTATTTTCAG TCACAAACATGCCCATCAGATGCATTTCAAACTGCCACTCCCCATGGGTCAATAGCCCCCTCACAGTCATACATACCCCCTGTTTCCCCACAAGCGCCCATTAATGTTCTCACTACATCCATGTCAGTCAGTGATCCTGCTGGTCTAGCGGGGACCATTGTGCCTCTCGCTCAGCAGACCCAACCCCCTGCCACTCCCATGCGGCTCACTGACATCATTCCACAGGCAGCACCCCAGCAAACACAGCCTGCCATGATCCCTCAGCAGACTATtgtccaacaacaacagataGGGATAGATCACCAGACCTCCACCCTTCAGCAGCAACCGCAACAGCAAATGGAGGTCCAGGCAACTATGCTCGAACAACAAGTTAGTACCACTCAGCCAACGGAGCAGCATCCACAGAGCCTTTCAGCTACAGCTGTCCAGACACATCAACATGAGCCTCAGCAGCAGATCTATGTACAGCAGCCCGTTCCTCCTGTCCACACAACTCCTCAGCAGCAAGTATTGCCTACACAAACAGGTATGGAGCAGCAAGCTATGTCATTACCACAGCCAGGAGAGCAACCTCAGACTTATAAACCTCAACAAACAGGTGATCCTCGTGAGCAGACTATGATACAACCACAGCAACTGCAGCAACagcttcaacaacaacaaactctgatacaacaacaacaacagcaacaacaagctTTATTGCTTGAGCAACATCAGACATAtgtccagcagcagcttgatcagcaacaacaaaaagctttgcttcaacagcagcaacaacaggcCCAAATCCAACAGCATCAATTGGAGCAGCAGCAAGCACTTATACACAAGCAACTGTtggatcagcagcagcagcaaactcttATTCAACAGcaagagcagcagcatcaacagcaaggtcttttacaacaacaacaacaaccgcAGCAAGTGCTTTTACATCAGTtagagcagcaacaacaacagcctcctgtacagcaacagcagcagagccagaTATACCAACAAATTGGACAACATCAAACTGGAATACAAAAAGAACCAGAGAtgccacagcagcaacaaattGTATTGCAGCAGCAACCTCACCAGACTCAACAGCAAAAGGAACAACAACTGCAGCAGCAAGCCCTGCTCCGACAAatggaacaacaacagcaacaggcGCTATTACAACAACATTTGCAACAGCAGGCTAttttacaacagcagcagctacaacagAAAGTTCaactacagcaacaacagcaagaacaacaacaagcacaCCTCAAACagcaagcagagcagcagcagcaagctcTCTTGCAACAACAGCTTGAACAACAGCGTCAGCAACAAGTGCTGTTACAACAGCAACAAGCAGAGAGATTGCAGCAACAGGCTCTGATACAGCAGCAGATTCAAGAGCAGCAGCAAGCAGCCATCATTCAACTTCAGCAAACTGAGTCGGCCCCTGTTCCACAAAGTAACAATGAGCAACAAATTCAGCAGCAGTCAACTGATATACAGCACATCTCACAACTAAACACTCAATTTCCACCTCATACCACTCTCACACAGCAAGTGatagaacaacaacagcatgcaGCAttgatccagcagcagcaagcatTCGTTGGCCAGCCTCAACATCACACCTCCGCAATGGAAACGCTTATCCCAGTTGGATCTCCAGCTGGCACTGAAGTGATTCAGCACCAAACTCAAACTGTCTCACAGGCCCAGGTCCCCATGGCTGTTCAGACTACACAGATTCCTGTCCAGAAGTCTGCTGTCCCATCTCAAGTCCTTACCCCGCAAGGGCAAAGTGAGGCTCACCTACAGAACCAGGGCCAGGCGCCAGTCCAGTTTATAGCTCAGTCCACAGTCCAAGCAGCTCAGACTATGATTGAGGCCCAAGTAACTCCTCCAGCGGCAGTGATCCAGGGGCAGCCCCATCTCATCCCAACCCAAATTCCTTTACAGACTAGTTATCAAGGATCTGTCACTCCCACACAAAGCCAAGTAACTGCTCAGCCGTTAATCCAGA CTGTCCAGCCTCCAGCTGCAGTTACCTCAATTCCCAGTCAGATCAAACATGAGACTGTTGTTCAGCAAAATGCTCAAATGCCAGGGCTCATGCATCCTCAGCTCCAGCAACAAACTCAAGGCCTGCCACCTATCCAAGTGCATGCTCAAGCCACTGCTGGCCTTTTGACCCCTCAGTATGTCCCTCAGCCTACCCACCAAGCCATGCCATCTGTACAACAGGATATAACTCATattacacaacagcagcagcaacaagagCTAACAATACAGCAGTACCAGCAGATGACTCTGTCTCCTGGCTTAGCTGGAAGTGTTGCACCTACAACAGATAGTCTCACTTCTGCAGTTGACCCAGCAAACTTTTTAGCCAGCCCTCATTCTGTGCAGCAGGCTGGACAAGCTTATGGTTCAGGACAAACAACATTACATCCGGTTGTTCAGACCCAGCAGCCGCTCATTGGAAATGCTGCTGATCCCTCAGTCATCCAGCCCCAATCCCATTCAGCTATGCCCCAGTCAAGTGGGCAATACCAGCAACAGCTACAGAAGCTTTCTCAAGCGCAGCAACCAATAGCTTCACCATCTCCACAGGTTCAGTTTCTGGCACAGCCCATCCCAACTCCCATCCAGCAACCACTTGCTCCAAAGCAGCCTTTGATACCCCTTGAGGAGAGTCAGCTGCCCAACCCACCTGCTTCACATCTGGTGACCCACACTACGGCACAGATAGTTCCCAGTAATGTGCCCGGGCCTCAGCCCCAGAACAGGAACCTGCCCCTGTACAGTCATCTAGTGGCAGGACCCCCTCCATGTCTGCAGCACCAAGCCAAGCAAATGctgcctgctcacacacacacacaaactagtGTTCAGGCTCAAACACACtcccaaacacagacacacgttCAAACACAGGCACATtctcacactcagacacacagtgagacaccTATCGCTGAACAGCCTGTCCTGCCCCATGCTGTCTTCCCTGCACAACAGATGCCCCTAAGCCCCTCTCATACCTCATGTCCCCCAACATGTCTACCATCTCTTCCATCCCTACAATCCTATCATCCTCCTGCTGCCCCTGTGCAAGAGCTGCCTACGTCTCCTCCAGCGGCACAGGTAACCTTACCAGGGCATGCCGACTTTATACCCACCTCCGCTCCGCCTGTCACTACTCTACAATCGCTTGATTCTAATGCCCCCAAACTGCCCCAAGCCTCGCTGCAAGACTGTGACCTTTCCCTGCTGGGTATTGCTCAG GATGATCCGTACCTCTCAAGTACGGAACGTCATTCTTCTTCAGG GTCTGTTCCAGCTAATGGAGAAGAAAGTCTTCAGATGTTGGCCAATGGGAAGTTAGAGAAATTAAAGACTCAAAGAAGAGCTTCCTGTCAAAGGCCTGAGAAAGTTTCACATCAGTTTCAACTGAGTATGCTCCAG GTGTCTGGCAGTGGGGACAATATGGTGGAATGCCAGTTGGAGACCCATAGCAACAAAATGGTGacatttaaatttgacattGAAGGGGATGCGCCTGAGGACATAGCAGATTACATG gtGGAAGAGGACTTTGTTCTTGATGTCGAGAAAGAAAAATTTGTTGAGGAGCTTAGAGCCATAGTTAAGAAAGCTCATGAAATTCTTCGAACGCATTCATTG aCTGGATCAACCGACCAGCTGCATGTGAGCACTCCTACTAGCTCCTCAG TGGACTCAGTTCCCCATTCTTCCCCAGTGGGACGCTGGCGCTTTTTTATCAACCAGACCATCCGCCATAGAGACTCTCTATCCACCCAGGGAGCAGTCACACCACCACTCACTTCAGAGACAAAGATACCTCAGTCTCCTAAAACAGAGAAAGGTGAGCTAAATCGAG ctgtagAAAATGAAGGATCCCAGAATTTGGAGTCCTTGACTAGAATGGCTTCTCCCCCCTGTCCTGACCTTTCTGCCACCTCTCCTCCAGTTTCCACTGTCTCAGCCCCTGCCTCCATGGCCACCTCAGCCACCACCCCAGCTCCTAACACTACCGTCTCTGAAAGCATCTCTGCACCAGCCTCCACTCTTGAAGCCTCTGTCCCTGTCGCTGCTTCAGGTGGTCTTGAACTCCTCACCTCAGCTTCTGTTGACCAAATTCCCAGTGCTCCCTCATCCATACCAATACCTGCTGCTAACCTCCCCACTTTGTCCACTGCTCCTGCTGTTGTATCTCCCACACCCATCACCATTCTGCCAGATTCTTCTCCTGGAACCAGTGGTTGCTCCAATGTAGGTCAAAGTATAGGGGACACAGTGATAACTGCTCCACATCCCTGTGTGCCTGCAGCGGACCAGTCTTCAACCTCTTTTCATTCCACTCCTTCCCCTGCTGCTACTGCAGTGATCTCTTCTGCGGTAAGCCAGCTGGgcatggagcagcagcagtcactCCCACAAGTGGCCCACCCGGCCCCACAACAACCACAGCCACAGCTACAGCCTGCGTTACAGCAGCAGGTGCCAGCAGTTCAACAGCAACTGCAGGCAATGCAGCTTGAACAACAGGCACAACAGACACAGCAAGCACAACAACAATTGCAGTCACAGCATCAAGTGTACCAAGAACAaattcagctgcagcaggaaagaGCACTGCAACAGTCTCTCCAGCAGTTACAACATCAGCAGCTAATGCAGAAACAAATACCACTTCAGCAGCAACTGACTGAGGTGAAGGTGCTGCCTCGGCCAGGTCACACAGAATTGTTACAACAGTCTGTGCCTCTGCAGCAGTTTCTGCCCCCAATGCCCCTACAGCAGACCCAGCAACCTcttcaacaacagcaaacacaacagtaTGCCCCACAGTTGCTGCAACAGCCTCAGTCACAGCAGGTACCACAGCAGATTATGGCACCCCAAGCTGCTGTAGTGCCTCAGCACCAGGCACACATTgatcaccagcagcagcagcagcagcagcagcaacagttaaACCCACAACAGACAATACGCTTACAGCAACAGCAAATGGTgcaacagcagctacagcagcagcaacatcagctTTTGATGGGTGCTGTGGCTTTAAAGCCAGACCAAAGCCAAATGCTGCCGTTGACAATTAGTCAACAGCTTCTTCAACAACAGCCTAAGCTAAATGTTAGCCCTGTTGCGCAACAGCAGATTCCACAACAAACTCAAGTCCCTGCTGAGCTAGCACAACAACATATACAGTCACAGATACAGCTgcaacacactgagctgcaaCAAGAGGTGGTTAAAGCCATGGAGACACCCCAGAAGCAGAATTTTACGGTGCAGAAGCAGTCCTCTTTACAGATGTCAGAGTCAGAGGTGTCCACAGGAGAGACAAGTGTCACAGAAGACACATGCAGCTACTCTGCCCCTATTCACCCTACTACTTCTGACTCTTCTCTGCCCCCTCTTCATCTAGGCACTGCTGATGCCCCCTTACCTGCCCTCTCCCTCACAATGACGCCATCACCTGCTCAGCCCTCCTCTGTGGCCGAGTCAGACAGTGAGGGTCCCCCCAAAATTGAATTTGTAGACAATCGCATAAAGACTCTGGATGAAAAGCTAAGGAACTTGTTGTATCAAGAGTACAGCAGTGGGGCACCGCTGGCCGGGGGACCTCCCTCCGGTccaacatctgctgcttctACATCAGCAGGAGGAGATGAATCATCTGAGCCGCTGTCGATACACCAATTGTCTTttcccccaccctcctcctcctcagacacATCCCCTCACTCTTCATCCTCCACTacatcctccaccacctcccgttcctcctccacctcacctGACCCGGAGAGGGATCGGGTAGCAGAGGAAGATTCCTCAGAAGTGCCCAACTTTGCAGAGCTGGGCCCGGTGGAGCAACAGCCTGGCCCATCACTcccctccacctctgcctcGTCCACCCCACCTACCTCTCTTCTGCCTCCCAATCAGGATGACTCTGCTGGGCCCCAGCGCCCACCTGTACCAGGAGAACCAACCATTCTT GCTGTACCCCCACACTCTGACACCAGTACCACTGGAGACGCATCGTGGCCCCCCAATCAGCAGCCGATCCCCCTCCGGCATGGACAGCAGAAGCACAATGCAGGAGGTGGATATTTTGGCCTAAACCTGACATGTCCTAGTATCAGAAATCCTGTTAGCAAGAAATCCTGGACTCGCAAATTCAAAAACTGGGCGTGCAAACTGCGCCACTCCGCCAGCTTGTTCAAGAAGCCCAGGGTCCAGCAAG ATGGACGTTGCAGCAGTCAGGCACTTGGAGAGGATAAGGAGGCGCTACCCTTAAATCCACCTCAGTCACGCAAAGGGAGATTTCAG GTGACTCCAGTGACCCAGTCTTCTCCCCCGATTGATTCACCATCTGGCCACAGTGGCACTCACAGGAAAGTGGGACGCTTCTCAGTAACCCAAACTGAGAGTAAGAAAGAGGACAGGCAGACTGACAGCTCCCCAGTGTCTCCTGAtttggagagggagaggaggagatcTCGGgcaaaggagggagagaaggaggaaagtaAGAGGACCCCAGCAATGGCTCACCTGCCTCGAGGTCATGCGCACAGCCACTCACCCCTGGGCAGCAgcgatgacgatgatgatgagagTGAACTGGAGGATGAAGACTTGAGAAAAGAACTACACAAGCTCAGAGAAAA GCACATCAAAGAGGTTGTTTCCCTTCAGGCTCAGCAGAACAGAGAGCTACAGGACCTGTACAGACAGCTTCGTTCCCTCAAAGACCAAAGGCAGAGTCTCCCTGCTTCCCTGTCCCGaacccctcctctctccacggcacctcctgtcctctctcctcgTAGGCCAAGGCCAGCCAAAGTCAAGGTCCGGCCCCGGCCTCACTCTCACATGGATAATAATGGAGTCACGCACTCTG GAATACAGCAGTCAAGCAGTTATTCTGGTGGTGAACAGAGCAGACTGCCGCAGTACTGCAACCCAGAGCACCATGCTTCATTGCCTGCTAAAAGAG ATCAGAGTCCACTAAGAAAAAGCACATTCACAGATGACCTGCACAAACTTGTTGATAATTGGACAAAAGAGACGGTGGGCCCCTCTCTGCCCAAGCCTTCGCTGAATCAAATCAAGCAGATTCAACAGGTGCAGGAGTTGGGAGGCTGGAGCCAGCAGACTGAG GTGGCTCCACCAGGTTGGTTTCCAGTGTCACCATTGAACCCCCAGGCACCCTCGACCCCTACCAGCTTGCCTGTGGTAGCCCCTTCCCATTATACAGGTGGAGGGAGCCTGTCCACTCTGCCCTCTCCGGGACcagcaccacaaacacacatggctCAAGTGCCACAGATACAACAAAGTTTACACCTCCATCAGTCTCTCCCCCTCCAGCAGATGTCCTATCAGCAGTCCCCTTTCCGCCAGCAGATACCGCAGCCCCGGATGCAAAGCCCCGTACAGTCTCAGTCACTACCACAGACACAACCCATCACCCAGCTGCCCCACTCGCCACCTCAAAGCCAACCGCTGCTGCCTTCCCAAAAGCCCACATCTCCTGTGTCCACGGCCCCACCTCTGCCACCTGGAAGCGGCACCACCGCACCCACTGATAGCACTGCTGCTACTGGGGGGACATTTTGCTCCtgttcctcatcctcttccagctcttcctcttcttgctcTACTGCTGCTCTTCCTTCCAGTGCCAAAATTCACCCAACACCCCCCACCTCTACTCTTCCTTTGGGACAGAAATAA